In a single window of the Bacteroidota bacterium genome:
- a CDS encoding FAD-dependent oxidoreductase, which yields MYKIIEHPIIDIEDAAKVAFSFNKEKVVGEKGFTIAAALHQAGYPIHSHSLQNRNRSLQCGIGKCGACEMLVDGQTKRICITKVDDVKEVQEIPKTYTPKISISDVNQANKIYKTTVAIIGAGPAGLAAREELNKQNINNIVIDNNDKIGGQFLMQTHQFFFFEKEKKYGGMRGFDIAETLAGDCHDGIFLNSTVWDILEGKRIAVKNINSDEIYFVDAEYLVVATGAVPFMPSFENDDLPGVYTAAVVQKMMNTELTLLGKNVLTIGAGNIGYLTSYQLMQAGANVKAIIEALPCEGGFPVQANRVRRLGIPVILSHILLKAVPNEDNTGITGAIVAECENFKPIPGTEKLIDNIDAINICTGLVSDNQLFIKGNEIFGRKSFGAGDSIRIGEGTSAVLRGKQVAFEILQEMGKNYDYEEYLSVSKEYIESQQHPILVMDKPFFPNEKRFSSKPFVILDCNYGFACNPCEFACKQGAITKTSTSTVPLIDFDKCTGCMDCVYQCPGLAIFGYNPKKDWLFLPIEYAVEEKSEVYLVDNNGERLGEGIVEKILRKKNKTHIARVKSLKFIGNNITEVRGFISKNIYPEKFEFAEKLPEMESETYICHCDDVKLNDILHVVGDRKFISVDEIKHTTRLGMGACRGSRCIKRLKQSIRPYGISIIDEATPRGPLSNQINLGELYPKKANEKIIGQINKSIKKVKVQSLVAGGGIAGSALFRYLAEAGQNPILLNFGRGGSWRNIAGGRSNFSLPELAEIASENLNIFKELQEISNIDFLPINYVTFAHNDEMYNALQNSMSWSEAEMIEPKDFRRKISHYINPDIKKYNAALVTKNCWQATPGKVIDLIRRIGLDQGGNVLEDCKLINLEKEKNVFKVLVQTHEKEYIEYETENFINALGSDGNLFAKKLGIETELFSVKHQAFITRRLPHLGLNNSPLPMMIDRQKYKGFSAVYGQQLVETGQIIGCASPMNEANETGKNVKISSKEFIEIVSEVFLDWLPQLSSVGFQALWSGYYVEPRMIIDADLGLFIGLRGQGFMLGQHLAKLYVDKITGKNVPEYFNRLAINGDGLLEKAFK from the coding sequence ATGTATAAGATTATTGAACATCCAATAATTGATATTGAAGATGCTGCAAAAGTTGCTTTCAGTTTTAATAAGGAAAAAGTAGTTGGAGAAAAGGGTTTTACTATAGCAGCTGCTTTGCATCAGGCTGGATATCCTATTCATAGTCATAGTCTTCAAAATAGAAATAGAAGTCTCCAATGTGGAATTGGCAAATGCGGTGCTTGCGAAATGTTAGTCGATGGGCAGACAAAAAGAATTTGTATTACAAAAGTTGACGATGTAAAAGAAGTTCAGGAAATTCCAAAAACATATACTCCAAAAATATCTATTTCAGATGTAAATCAGGCAAATAAAATATATAAAACAACGGTAGCAATTATTGGTGCCGGACCAGCCGGACTGGCTGCACGCGAAGAACTTAACAAACAAAATATAAACAATATTGTAATCGACAACAATGACAAAATCGGCGGGCAATTTCTAATGCAAACACATCAGTTTTTCTTTTTCGAAAAAGAGAAAAAATATGGCGGTATGCGCGGATTCGATATTGCAGAAACTCTTGCTGGAGATTGTCACGATGGAATTTTCCTAAATTCAACAGTTTGGGATATTCTCGAAGGAAAAAGAATTGCTGTCAAAAATATTAATTCAGACGAAATATACTTTGTAGATGCAGAATATCTTGTTGTTGCAACAGGAGCAGTTCCCTTTATGCCAAGTTTTGAAAACGACGATTTGCCAGGAGTTTATACTGCAGCAGTTGTTCAGAAAATGATGAATACAGAACTTACCCTCTTGGGGAAAAACGTTTTGACAATTGGAGCTGGAAATATTGGCTATCTTACTTCCTATCAGTTGATGCAAGCAGGAGCAAATGTTAAGGCAATTATCGAAGCTTTACCCTGCGAAGGAGGTTTTCCTGTTCAGGCAAATCGTGTCAGACGATTAGGAATTCCTGTCATCCTTTCGCACATTTTGCTGAAAGCTGTTCCAAATGAGGATAATACCGGAATTACAGGAGCAATAGTTGCCGAGTGCGAAAATTTCAAACCTATTCCGGGAACTGAAAAACTTATTGACAATATTGATGCAATAAATATATGCACCGGACTGGTTTCCGACAATCAGCTTTTTATAAAAGGAAACGAAATTTTTGGTCGCAAAAGTTTTGGTGCCGGTGATTCTATAAGAATAGGTGAAGGTACAAGTGCCGTACTTCGCGGAAAACAAGTAGCTTTCGAAATTTTGCAAGAAATGGGCAAAAATTACGATTACGAAGAATATTTGTCTGTTTCTAAAGAATATATCGAATCGCAGCAACATCCTATTTTAGTAATGGATAAGCCATTTTTTCCCAACGAAAAAAGATTTAGCTCAAAACCCTTTGTTATTCTCGATTGTAATTATGGTTTTGCTTGCAATCCTTGCGAATTTGCATGTAAGCAAGGTGCAATAACCAAAACTTCAACAAGCACAGTTCCATTAATCGATTTTGATAAATGTACCGGGTGCATGGATTGCGTTTATCAATGTCCTGGATTGGCAATTTTTGGATATAATCCAAAAAAAGATTGGTTATTTCTTCCTATAGAATATGCTGTTGAAGAAAAATCTGAGGTGTATTTAGTTGATAATAATGGAGAAAGACTCGGAGAAGGAATTGTAGAAAAAATTCTCAGAAAAAAGAATAAAACGCATATCGCCAGAGTAAAATCTTTGAAGTTTATTGGGAACAATATTACTGAAGTACGTGGATTTATTTCAAAAAATATTTATCCTGAAAAATTTGAGTTTGCTGAAAAGCTTCCGGAAATGGAATCTGAAACGTATATTTGTCATTGCGATGATGTAAAACTCAATGATATATTACATGTTGTTGGCGATCGAAAATTTATATCGGTTGATGAAATAAAACATACTACCAGACTTGGAATGGGTGCTTGCCGCGGAAGCCGGTGCATAAAACGACTAAAACAATCAATTCGGCCATATGGAATTTCAATTATTGATGAAGCCACACCAAGAGGTCCGCTTTCCAATCAAATCAACTTAGGTGAACTTTACCCAAAGAAAGCAAACGAAAAAATTATTGGACAAATCAACAAATCTATAAAGAAAGTTAAAGTTCAATCGTTGGTTGCAGGTGGTGGAATTGCTGGCAGTGCATTGTTTAGGTATCTTGCCGAAGCCGGACAGAATCCTATTTTACTAAATTTTGGTCGAGGAGGATCATGGAGAAATATCGCCGGAGGTCGCTCAAATTTCAGTTTGCCAGAATTGGCTGAAATTGCATCTGAAAATCTTAATATATTTAAGGAACTTCAAGAAATCAGTAATATTGATTTTTTGCCAATCAATTATGTAACTTTTGCTCATAACGACGAAATGTATAACGCACTTCAGAATTCTATGTCATGGTCTGAAGCAGAAATGATTGAACCAAAAGATTTTCGCCGGAAAATTTCACATTATATTAATCCTGATATAAAAAAATATAATGCTGCTTTAGTTACAAAGAATTGCTGGCAGGCAACACCTGGAAAGGTGATTGATCTTATCAGAAGAATTGGTTTGGATCAGGGAGGTAATGTTCTCGAAGATTGCAAATTAATTAACCTTGAGAAAGAAAAAAACGTTTTCAAAGTATTGGTTCAAACACATGAAAAAGAATATATAGAATACGAAACAGAAAATTTCATAAATGCTTTAGGTTCAGATGGCAATCTGTTTGCAAAAAAACTTGGCATTGAAACCGAACTATTCTCGGTTAAGCATCAGGCATTTATAACTCGTCGTTTGCCACACCTTGGTTTGAATAATTCTCCTCTACCAATGATGATAGATCGACAAAAATATAAAGGTTTCTCGGCCGTTTACGGACAACAACTTGTCGAAACAGGACAAATTATTGGTTGCGCTTCGCCAATGAATGAAGCTAATGAAACAGGCAAAAACGTTAAAATTAGTTCAAAAGAGTTTATTGAAATAGTGTCAGAAGTATTTCTTGATTGGTTGCCACAATTGTCATCAGTTGGTTTTCAGGCGCTTTGGAGCGGCTACTACGTTGAGCCACGAATGATTATTGATGCCGATTTGGGCTTATTTATTGGACTTAGAGGACAAGGATTTATGTTGGGACAGCACCTTGCAAAGCTTTATGTTGATAAAATTACCGGGAAAAATGTTCCTGAATATTTCAATCGTCTTGCAATAAATGGTGATGGACTTTTAGAGAAAGCTTTCAAATAA